A window from Streptomyces sp. NBC_00299 encodes these proteins:
- a CDS encoding methylated-DNA--[protein]-cysteine S-methyltransferase, which translates to MTTPKPTPTATPAPTHWTEVDSPVGPLLLTADPATGALTSLSVPGQKGGRTVQDGWRRDPALFRAAEEQLGAYFAGELKEFRLELRTSGSEFRERVWAALGSVPYGATTTYGEIAARIGASRAAVRAVGGAIGANPLLIVRPCHRVIGADGSLTGYAGGIERKMRLLTLEGRL; encoded by the coding sequence ATGACCACCCCGAAGCCCACCCCGACCGCTACCCCCGCCCCGACCCACTGGACCGAGGTCGACAGCCCCGTCGGTCCCCTCCTCCTCACCGCCGACCCGGCCACCGGCGCGCTGACCTCCCTCTCCGTGCCGGGCCAGAAGGGCGGCCGTACCGTGCAGGACGGCTGGCGCCGCGACCCCGCGCTCTTCCGTGCGGCCGAGGAACAGCTCGGCGCCTACTTCGCCGGTGAACTCAAGGAGTTCCGGCTGGAGTTGCGGACTTCCGGCAGTGAGTTCCGGGAGAGGGTCTGGGCCGCCCTCGGCTCGGTTCCGTACGGCGCCACCACGACGTACGGCGAGATCGCCGCACGGATCGGTGCCTCCCGTGCCGCCGTGCGGGCCGTCGGCGGGGCGATCGGTGCCAACCCGCTGCTGATCGTCCGTCCCTGCCACCGGGTGATCGGGGCCGACGGGTCGCTGACCGGGTACGCGGGCGGCATCGAGCGCAAGATGCGGCTGCTCACGCTGGAGGGCAGGCTCTAG
- a CDS encoding DNA-3-methyladenine glycosylase 2 family protein encodes MDEDTRYEAVRSRDARFDGEFFFAVETTGIYCRPSCPAVTPKRRNVRFFATAAAAQGSGFRACRRCRPDAVPGSAEWNVRADAVGRAMRLIGDGIVDREGVAGLAARLGYSARQVQRQLTTELGAGPVALARAQRAHTARVLLQTTELAITEIAFAAGFASIRQFNDTIREVYASTPSELRAAAAPKNGRGDRRAGTPSAGIPLRLAYRGPYQAGLVLDLLEREAVPGVEDVSGPAGRRTYRRTLRLPHGTGIVAVRERTGGARRRATAGGHAAPGPAAPGPPGASAARLRATPATATHPGGWLDARLRLTDPRDLTTAVQRLRRLFDLDADPYAVDERLGADSRLGPLVAARPGLRSPGAADAEELAVRALVGSAEAERLVRRYGKALDAPCGSLTHLFPEAAVLAGAEPHGPLGALTAALADGALRLDPGADRDEAHRALLGLPGLDARTVGVIRTRALGDPDVAPPGTDTPDSWRPWRSYALQHLRAAGELE; translated from the coding sequence GACGGCGAGTTCTTCTTCGCCGTCGAGACGACCGGCATCTACTGCCGCCCCAGCTGCCCCGCGGTCACGCCGAAGCGGCGTAACGTGCGGTTCTTCGCGACGGCCGCCGCCGCGCAGGGCTCGGGTTTCCGGGCCTGCCGGCGGTGCCGGCCGGATGCCGTGCCGGGGTCCGCCGAGTGGAATGTGCGGGCCGATGCCGTCGGGCGGGCGATGCGGCTGATCGGCGACGGGATCGTCGACCGGGAGGGCGTCGCCGGGCTCGCCGCGCGGCTCGGCTACAGCGCGCGGCAGGTGCAGCGGCAGCTCACCACCGAGCTGGGCGCCGGGCCGGTCGCGCTGGCCCGGGCGCAGCGGGCGCACACCGCGCGTGTGCTCCTGCAGACCACCGAGCTGGCGATCACGGAGATCGCCTTCGCTGCCGGGTTCGCCAGCATCCGGCAGTTCAACGACACGATCCGGGAGGTGTACGCGTCGACCCCGAGCGAGCTGCGGGCCGCCGCCGCACCGAAGAACGGCCGTGGCGACCGGCGTGCGGGCACTCCCTCGGCCGGGATCCCGCTGCGGCTCGCGTACCGGGGCCCGTACCAGGCGGGCCTCGTCCTCGACCTGCTGGAGCGCGAGGCCGTGCCCGGCGTCGAGGACGTCAGCGGGCCGGCCGGGCGCCGGACGTACCGCCGCACCCTGCGGCTGCCGCACGGCACCGGCATCGTGGCGGTGCGGGAGCGGACGGGCGGTGCGCGGAGGCGGGCGACCGCGGGTGGCCACGCCGCCCCCGGCCCGGCCGCGCCGGGACCTCCGGGTGCCTCCGCTGCCCGTCTGCGCGCCACACCTGCCACGGCGACCCACCCCGGCGGCTGGCTCGACGCCCGTCTCCGCCTCACCGACCCGCGCGATCTGACCACCGCCGTGCAGCGGCTTCGGCGGCTGTTCGACCTCGATGCCGATCCGTACGCCGTCGACGAGAGGCTCGGCGCCGATTCCCGGCTCGGGCCCCTGGTCGCCGCGCGGCCGGGCCTGCGGTCGCCCGGGGCCGCCGACGCGGAGGAGCTGGCCGTGCGGGCTCTGGTCGGGTCGGCGGAGGCCGAGCGGCTGGTGCGGCGGTACGGCAAGGCCCTCGACGCGCCCTGCGGCAGCCTCACCCATCTGTTCCCCGAGGCGGCCGTCCTCGCCGGGGCCGAGCCCCACGGGCCGCTGGGCGCGCTCACCGCCGCCCTCGCCGACGGCGCCCTGCGGCTGGACCCGGGCGCCGACCGGGACGAGGCCCACCGTGCGCTGCTCGGCCTGCCCGGACTGGATGCCCGTACCGTCGGCGTCATCCGTACCCGTGCCCTCGGCGACCCGGACGTCGCCCCGCCCGGCACCGACACCCCCGACAGCTGGCGCCCCTGGCGCTCCTATGCCTTGCAACACCTGCGTGCAGCAGGGGAGTTGGAGTAA